A single region of the Anguilla anguilla isolate fAngAng1 chromosome 17, fAngAng1.pri, whole genome shotgun sequence genome encodes:
- the LOC118217407 gene encoding kelch-like protein 10 — protein sequence MDYTILNKLRLEGKLCDVVIEVDGTKFSAHKAVLSASSSYFCALFTSSSDESEPQEFSVSGLSADTMRLLIEHVYAHYPTVTEATVEPLVQAAVGLGFAGVARVCFGFLEARMCPRNCVGIWGMAASYPQPDLELRAYRFILRHFEEVGRTSREFLGLPLPRVCDIVGDDGLNVKEEGVVFDVILRWIGHRLSERKPYISVLLPKVRMSFLDPNYFLHNVMENSVVKESRECRDLLTKTKRFLQNRLVTRLFSSLISAQPCPPRLPHAVLLAVGGWSERSPSSALESYDVRANQWVSVAQDQERPRAYHGAACLGGSVYCVGGRDEEEFFSSVRRFDTATLTWHEAAPMHLRRCYVSVAVLGGRVYAMGGFDGHVGHSSAERYQPEANQWSYIQPMHEQRSDASAAALHGKVYICGGFNGQECVFTAEYYTPETDQWTMIAPMGSRRSGLGVAAYGEEIYAVGGFDGAVRLRTAEAYSPLADRWRPVRGTARPCSNFGLAVLDGRLLTAGGLEAFATTDCVRSYDDATGRWTKVKRMKHSRGALSCCVVSDLPNITQYTVPRNSL from the exons ATGGACTACACCATCTTAAACAAGCTGCGTCTGGAGGGGAAGCTGTGCGACGTGGTGATCGAGGTCGACGGCACCAAGTTCAGCGCTCACAAGGCCGTCCTGTCCGCCAGCAGCTCTTACTTCTG CGCGCTGTTCACCAGCAGCAGCGACGAATCGGAGCCGCAGGAGTTCAGCGTCTCGGGGCTGTCGGCAGACACCATGCGGCTCCTCATCGAGCACGTCTACGCCCACTACCCGACGGTCACCGAGGCGACCGTGGAGCCCCTCGTGCAGGCCGCCGTGGGCCTGGGCTTCGCGGGCGTGGCGCGCGTGTGCTTCGGCTTCCTGGAGGCCCGCATGTGCCCCCGGAACTGCGTGGGGATCTGGGGCATGGCCGCGTCCTACCCGCAGCCCGACCTGGAGCTCCGCGCGTACCGCTTCATCCTGCGCCACTTCGAGGAGGTGGGCCGCACCTCCCGGGAGTTCCTGGGGCTGCCCCTGCCCCGTGTCTGCGACATCGTCGGGGACGACGGGCTCAACGTCAAGGAGGAGGGCGTGGTGTTCGACGTGATCCTCCGGTGGATCGGACACCGTCTCTCAGAGCGCAAACCCTACATCTCTGTGCTGTTGCCCAAG GTGCGGATGTCCTTCCTGGATCCCAACTACTTCCTGCACAACGTGATGGAGAACTCGGTGGTGAAGGAGAGCCGGGAGTGCAGGGACCTGCTCACAAAGACCAAAAGGTTCCTGCAGAACCGCCTGGTCACCAGGCTCTTCAGTTCCTTAATCAGCGCTCAGCCCTGCCCGCCGCGGCTACCCCACGCCGTCCTGCTGGCCGTCGGGGGCTGGAGCGAACGCAGCCCCTCCAGCGCCCTGGAGTCGTACGACGTGCGGGCCAACCAGTGGGTCTCCGTGGCGCAGGACCAGGAGAGGCCCCGGGCCTACCACGGGGCGGCCTGCCTGGGCGGCTCCGTGTACTGCGTGGGGGGCCGCGACGAGGAGGAGTTCTTCAGCAGCGTGCGCAGGTTCGACACGGCGACGCTCACCTGGCACGAGGCGGCGCCCATGCACCTGCGCCGCTGCTACGTGAGCGTGGCGGTGCTGGGTGGGCGGGTCTACGCCATGGGCGGCTTCGACGGGCACGTCGGGCACAGCTCGGCCGAGCGCTACCAGCCCGAGGCCAACCAGTGGAGCTACATCCAGCCCATGCACGAGCAGAGGAGCGACGCTAGCGCCGCCGCGCTGCACGGCAAG GTGTACATCTGTGGGGGCTTCAATGGACAGGAGTGTGTCTTCACTGCAGAGTACTACACCCCCGAGACCGACCAGTGGACCATGATCGCCCCCATGGGCAGCCGCCGCAGCGGGCTGGGCGTCGCCGCCTACGGAGAGGAGATCTACGCG GTGGGCGGGTTTGACGGGGCCGTCCGTCTCCGGACCGCGGAGGCCTACTCCCCGCTGGCCGACCGGTGGCGCCCGGTCCGCGGCACGGCGAGGCCGTGCAGCAACTTCGGCCTGGCGGTGCTGGACGGGCGGCTGCTCACCGCCGGCGGCCTGGAGGCCTTCGCCACCACCGACTGCGTGCGCAGCTACGACGACGCGACCGGCAGGTGGACCAAAGTCAAGAGAATGAAGCACTCACGAGGGGCCCTCAGCTGCTGTGTGGTGTCTGACCTGCCTAACATAACCCAGTATACTGTACCCCGAAACTCCCTATAA